The Brasilonema sennae CENA114 genome includes a region encoding these proteins:
- a CDS encoding DUF1822 family protein: MRGNLSESLTFTVPISLEAHALAERFRNKHRNPQKAKQVYLNTLAVFAVQFYLRCMGIKTSWQGSLSWNPLIQTLMDIADLEVIGLGKIECLAVLPNEQVLHILPEVSSDRIGYVAVQFEQSLEEATLLGFVKTVPENGELLISQLNSLEDLLIHLNKPIEKIEQPIHLSQWLMNVVDAGWQTIESLLNPQQSELVFRFRGTEHTLVHPENSTSSLQKGKLLDLGRDSKSQIIALVVGLISVSREEINVGVKVYPTGGKNYLPKELELIVLDEAGIPVMQATARNTKSIQLNFSSEIGERFSVKVALGDVSFTELFLT, encoded by the coding sequence ATGAGAGGAAATTTATCAGAATCTTTAACCTTTACGGTACCGATAAGCTTAGAAGCTCACGCACTTGCAGAACGTTTCCGAAACAAACACAGGAATCCTCAGAAAGCCAAACAGGTTTATCTCAATACTTTGGCAGTATTTGCTGTTCAATTTTATTTGCGTTGTATGGGAATTAAAACTTCTTGGCAAGGAAGTTTAAGTTGGAACCCTCTCATACAAACTCTTATGGATATTGCTGATTTAGAAGTTATCGGTTTAGGGAAAATAGAATGTCTTGCGGTGTTACCTAACGAGCAAGTTCTTCATATTCTTCCAGAAGTTTCCTCAGATAGAATTGGCTATGTAGCTGTACAGTTTGAGCAATCGCTTGAAGAAGCAACACTACTAGGATTTGTTAAAACAGTTCCTGAAAATGGTGAGTTACTTATAAGTCAGTTAAACTCGCTTGAAGATTTGCTTATACACCTGAACAAACCAATTGAAAAAATTGAACAGCCAATTCACTTGAGCCAGTGGTTGATGAATGTTGTTGATGCTGGTTGGCAAACTATAGAATCGCTTTTGAATCCGCAACAATCAGAACTAGTTTTTAGATTTCGAGGAACTGAACACACTTTAGTTCACCCAGAAAATTCAACATCTAGTCTACAGAAAGGCAAACTCCTAGACTTAGGACGAGATTCCAAAAGTCAAATCATCGCTTTAGTGGTAGGACTGATCTCAGTCTCAAGAGAAGAAATAAATGTCGGTGTAAAAGTGTACCCAACAGGTGGTAAAAATTATTTACCAAAAGAACTTGAACTGATAGTATTGGATGAAGCAGGGATACCCGTGATGCAGGCAACCGCGAGAAACACAAAGAGTATTCAATTAAACTTTAGTAGCGAAATTGGAGAACGTTTTAGTGTTAAAGTTGCTTTAGGTGATGTCAGCTTTACAGAGCTTTTTCTAACCTAA
- a CDS encoding sigma-70 family RNA polymerase sigma factor — protein MTKDELDSYLLQLACVAQRHPPHSQERQIALTKLIHSIVRFGNLWYPSKSQFFSNVQDIYNEARQELFLYICQNIDKYNPERGTVLVWVNVLLERRFFKDTLRKNLSHSSVTKMTLTDLDNLALPEESKDLTEIVKECIESDPEDIFKNEYMEQCPQATFQALAMLRMSGKSWKEISAEFEMKVPTVSSFYYRCLKKLSPKLKEYCENQVY, from the coding sequence ATGACCAAAGATGAACTTGATTCGTATCTGCTACAGCTTGCTTGTGTTGCACAGCGACACCCGCCGCATTCTCAGGAACGGCAAATCGCCTTAACAAAGCTAATTCACAGCATTGTGCGCTTTGGCAATCTTTGGTATCCATCCAAAAGTCAATTTTTCAGCAATGTTCAAGATATTTACAATGAAGCACGTCAGGAACTTTTTCTTTATATTTGTCAAAATATTGACAAATATAACCCGGAACGCGGTACGGTTTTGGTATGGGTCAATGTTCTTTTGGAACGACGATTTTTTAAAGATACTCTTCGTAAAAACCTCAGTCATAGTTCTGTGACAAAAATGACTCTTACAGACCTAGACAATCTTGCCTTACCTGAAGAATCAAAAGACCTCACAGAAATCGTCAAGGAATGTATAGAATCAGACCCAGAAGACATTTTTAAAAATGAGTATATGGAGCAATGTCCCCAAGCAACGTTTCAAGCATTAGCTATGCTCAGAATGTCTGGGAAATCATGGAAAGAGATTTCAGCAGAATTTGAAATGAAAGTTCCTACAGTCAGCAGCTTCTATTACAGATGTCTAAAAAAGCTTTCTCCTAAGTTAAAAGAATACTGTGAAAATCAGGTATATTAA
- a CDS encoding efflux RND transporter periplasmic adaptor subunit — MPTLKTFKSGVQWLAWSGVLALVSTGGWLVYIQTRNRPAESVALPVVTVERGNIETTINESGTLELRGQQTLKSPAEGAVEQVLVRLGDQVKSGQPLIILRNPDRQTILANQQLQIQKQELTLARNRQKVVEAEEKLKVAKQENQTNKQLQIQKQELTVARNRQKVVEAEEQLKAEEKKLQELEALDQRGFIPKNELRTQEEQVRRAKTALWEAKLTVSSDTIELQNLQLEIQNTQQQTRDKIMQAESAVQDAQLAVNNDTREFQRLQLELQKIQQQLQNNVVTAPINGNVLDIKVKDGEGVQVRTDLLTLGDSTQELVSLQLSTLNAAKVRVNQSARISVIGPNAQTFEGRVQSLSPIATTSSGNESQSSSQQAGQATVSAKVRLNTPSRKLIPGSQVNVEIVLQQRQNVVVLDTEAIQRSEEKPFVLVRDKQGKAQKKNITLGLEGLTNVEVTSGLRPGDQVVLPAADSKSEPGTPTVPEDNSTEGNSE, encoded by the coding sequence ATGCCAACTCTAAAGACATTCAAATCTGGAGTTCAATGGTTAGCCTGGTCAGGAGTTTTGGCTCTGGTTAGCACCGGGGGCTGGCTGGTCTACATCCAGACTCGGAATCGACCTGCAGAATCGGTGGCGCTGCCTGTTGTCACCGTAGAACGCGGCAACATTGAAACTACAATCAATGAGAGCGGCACCCTTGAACTGCGTGGTCAACAGACCCTCAAGTCTCCAGCAGAAGGCGCAGTTGAGCAGGTGCTAGTGCGGCTTGGAGACCAAGTCAAGTCCGGTCAGCCGCTGATTATACTGCGTAACCCCGACCGACAAACTATCCTCGCCAATCAGCAGTTGCAAATTCAAAAACAGGAACTCACTTTAGCACGTAACCGCCAGAAAGTTGTTGAAGCCGAGGAAAAGCTAAAAGTAGCTAAACAGGAAAACCAGACAAACAAGCAGTTGCAGATTCAAAAACAGGAACTCACCGTAGCACGTAACCGCCAGAAAGTTGTCGAAGCTGAGGAACAACTCAAAGCTGAGGAAAAGAAACTCCAAGAGCTTGAAGCTTTGGATCAAAGGGGCTTCATTCCCAAAAATGAACTTCGGACGCAGGAGGAACAGGTTCGCCGTGCGAAAACTGCTTTGTGGGAGGCGAAGTTAACCGTCAGCAGCGATACCATCGAACTCCAGAACCTTCAGCTTGAGATCCAAAATACGCAACAGCAAACGCGGGATAAAATTATGCAGGCTGAATCTGCTGTGCAGGATGCTCAGTTAGCGGTCAACAACGATACCCGTGAATTTCAGCGCCTTCAGCTTGAACTGCAAAAAATCCAGCAGCAACTCCAGAACAACGTCGTGACTGCACCAATTAATGGTAACGTTCTTGACATCAAAGTCAAGGATGGGGAAGGGGTTCAGGTGCGTACTGATCTGCTCACCCTAGGCGACTCTACCCAAGAACTGGTGTCGCTCCAGCTTTCCACCCTGAATGCGGCTAAAGTCCGGGTCAACCAATCAGCCCGCATCAGTGTCATCGGTCCCAATGCTCAGACATTCGAGGGGCGGGTGCAAAGTTTGTCTCCCATAGCAACAACCTCTAGTGGGAACGAGAGCCAAAGCAGCAGCCAACAAGCGGGGCAAGCAACGGTATCTGCTAAAGTGCGACTTAATACCCCTTCCCGCAAGCTGATTCCTGGCAGCCAGGTAAATGTCGAGATTGTTTTGCAACAGCGGCAGAACGTGGTGGTTTTGGACACGGAAGCGATTCAGCGCTCTGAAGAAAAGCCCTTTGTATTGGTGCGGGATAAACAAGGTAAGGCTCAGAAAAAAAACATCACTCTAGGGCTAGAGGGGTTGACTAATGTGGAAGTGACCTCTGGTCTGCGCCCTGGGGATCAAGTGGTGCTGCCCGCAGCTGATTCCAAATCGGAACCAGGAACGCCAACCGTTCCCGAAGACAATTCGACAGAAGGTAACAGCGAATAG
- a CDS encoding ABC transporter permease, which translates to MSLTPFDLLALTSRSLSGNPLRSTLTTLGVFMGVAAVTATLQVGSISRAVIARQMAERDAPQVVVYPESRFLRLEDMKFLQKRLLGLQAISASSSPTSSQTVFQDQEAKNSLMLGVSQNFLLTSAKQLVKGRFFTRADSASYRPVVVIDQFLADKLFKGQKPTGKRIYANRRPYIVVGVVKTNSGNNEAPEGQLLVPISVYNALMGSRDIGTIWMRPRKLEDLKNLEDQAKKLLEQRFPSQKFYVANNVEDILEQQKTLESVSMALAAVGVISLLVGGVGIANITIATVAERTSEIGLKLAIGATKQDIMLQFILEAAVLSLLGGTVALITVHGLTLVVADTFDLPYQFESSTAALSLGSALLVGVGAGFLPALRASQLNPVTALRST; encoded by the coding sequence ATGAGTCTCACACCTTTCGACCTACTAGCTCTGACTTCCCGCTCTTTAAGCGGCAATCCCTTGCGTTCTACCCTAACCACCCTAGGCGTTTTCATGGGTGTAGCTGCGGTGACAGCGACGCTTCAGGTCGGCAGCATCAGTCGGGCAGTGATTGCCCGTCAAATGGCAGAGCGAGATGCCCCTCAGGTCGTAGTATACCCAGAGTCGCGATTTCTTCGGCTAGAAGACATGAAATTCTTGCAAAAACGGCTCTTGGGCTTACAAGCAATCAGTGCGTCCAGTTCCCCAACTTCTTCTCAAACCGTATTTCAAGATCAGGAGGCGAAGAATTCTTTGATGTTGGGTGTTTCCCAAAACTTCTTGCTCACATCGGCTAAGCAATTAGTGAAGGGACGGTTCTTCACAAGAGCAGATTCTGCCAGCTATCGACCTGTGGTGGTCATTGATCAATTTCTGGCGGATAAACTTTTCAAAGGTCAAAAGCCAACGGGTAAGCGCATTTATGCTAATCGCCGACCCTATATCGTTGTGGGGGTGGTAAAGACTAATTCCGGTAACAACGAAGCACCTGAGGGTCAGCTACTAGTGCCGATTTCAGTTTACAACGCTTTAATGGGTAGTCGCGATATTGGAACTATTTGGATGCGTCCCCGCAAACTCGAAGACCTGAAGAACTTGGAAGACCAGGCAAAAAAACTGTTGGAGCAGCGCTTTCCAAGTCAAAAATTTTATGTTGCTAACAATGTGGAAGACATCCTGGAGCAACAGAAAACCCTTGAATCCGTTTCAATGGCACTGGCAGCAGTGGGAGTCATCTCTTTATTGGTGGGTGGTGTTGGCATTGCTAATATTACTATCGCCACTGTAGCAGAGCGTACTTCTGAAATTGGTCTGAAGCTGGCGATTGGGGCAACAAAGCAGGACATCATGTTGCAGTTCATTCTTGAAGCGGCGGTTTTGAGCTTGTTAGGGGGAACTGTGGCGCTGATTACAGTGCATGGGTTAACGTTGGTGGTTGCCGATACTTTTGATTTACCCTACCAATTTGAAAGCAGTACAGCCGCTTTGTCCTTAGGTTCAGCGCTATTGGTGGGGGTGGGCGCTGGTTTTCTCCCGGCTCTACGAGCTAGCCAGCTAAATCCTGTTACAGCTTTACGTAGCACATAG
- a CDS encoding ABC transporter permease yields MEKPPNQDSQRQNQGEHLSRRPVSFLLLKVVVVVTVTLGMACILALIFKSQKILKPAASVETAVKPPIVQPTAGENIKHIQSKGNEQLSKGETIVLPLKNPLETPTEWKRLQQTQSEKPTHYASRMPTVNANTPITHSQPQSQNNQLLVKSWKLNDAMRSPSQTLHSAQSQVAFTSHSSTSRLQKELGNDRREALAISTPEMKDSVSRKAFPSSTWEREDTRKEDTRMQRLESKETKGHEERGYRDISASSRLPTPPTATKQDIMFQFILEAALLSLLGGTVAIASVHGLTLVVAGTFDLPYQFESSTAALSLGSALLVGVGAGFLPALRASHLNPVTALRST; encoded by the coding sequence ATGGAGAAGCCACCTAACCAAGACTCTCAACGTCAAAACCAAGGCGAGCATCTATCTAGACGACCCGTCAGCTTCTTGTTACTTAAGGTGGTCGTTGTTGTAACTGTAACTTTGGGTATGGCTTGTATTCTCGCCCTAATTTTTAAGTCCCAAAAGATACTCAAACCTGCTGCTAGCGTTGAAACAGCAGTTAAACCGCCAATCGTTCAACCTACGGCTGGTGAAAACATCAAACACATTCAAAGCAAAGGCAATGAACAACTCAGCAAGGGTGAGACGATTGTCTTACCCTTGAAAAACCCTTTGGAAACTCCTACAGAGTGGAAACGCCTACAGCAAACTCAGAGCGAAAAACCGACACATTACGCTTCAAGAATGCCAACGGTAAACGCGAATACACCCATAACTCATTCCCAACCTCAGAGCCAAAACAACCAACTGCTTGTTAAAAGTTGGAAGTTAAATGACGCTATGCGATCGCCCTCCCAAACGCTGCACTCCGCCCAATCGCAAGTCGCCTTTACATCACACTCCTCAACCTCTCGTTTACAGAAAGAACTAGGAAATGACAGACGAGAGGCTTTGGCTATATCTACGCCAGAAATGAAAGACTCTGTCTCTCGTAAAGCATTCCCAAGTTCCACCTGGGAACGAGAAGATACGAGAAAAGAGGACACGAGGATGCAAAGACTAGAAAGCAAAGAGACAAAAGGACACGAGGAAAGAGGATACAGGGATATCTCTGCGTCATCACGTCTTCCCACCCCACCAACGGCAACAAAGCAGGACATCATGTTCCAGTTCATTCTCGAAGCGGCGCTTTTGAGCTTATTGGGGGGAACTGTGGCGATCGCCTCGGTGCATGGGTTAACTTTGGTGGTTGCCGGTACTTTTGATTTGCCCTATCAATTTGAAAGCAGTACAGCCGCTTTGTCCTTAGGTTCAGCGCTGTTGGTGGGGGTGGGCGCTGGTTTTCTCCCGGCTCTACGAGCTAGCCACCTAAATCCTGTTACAGCTTTGCGTAGCACATAG